Sequence from the Pseudobacteroides sp. genome:
CTAGATTTTTATTAACAGTAAGGATAGCTGTCGCTGCAAATCCATTGGATACTATCCTGTCCAAGTCCTCCTGACTGTTAATCTCACTAACTACTGTCGGTGCCATGGCAATTTTGGTATCCGCCTCAACAACTCTTGCATATTTATCTTCATTACTCACCATAGTAGACATTGGTTCTTCCAATAGAGTAATCTTTACGTTATCTATTCTCATTTTGCTCATGCTTGCCTGAAAACCTATTCCGCCTTTAATATATCTGTCTTCTGAATTTGCATTAATTAGCTGCATATTATTTAAGCATTGCTGTATTCTATTTGAAAAAGCTTTTACAGTATAATGATACGCTTTGCTTTCATTTATATCTTCTGTAAAAAAGGCTGTTTTTATAACATTCCATCCCTTGGCTCCAGTACGTTCAGCAAACTCGATCCCATTTTGGGCAGTTGCATCCTTTCTTACGGTCATTTGGTAATAAGAATAATCCAGATCCTGGATGCGGTACATAAGAGAATTCCAGCTTTCCTTACTCTTTAAAGCAAGACTTGTTATGTCCGCCTCAATGGAATAATTTCCAAAGTCAGCTAAATAGGAGGGCAATTCCACCCTTGCAGGATCATCCTGGTATGTTGCGTCCATTTCAAACGCTCCGCTTTTTACACCAATTTTTGACGCCTGAGCACCTTCGCTCCTCATCCATCCGTCAGGTATCGTCCCATCAGCCAGCCTGTCGAAGTTTTCTTCATACAGTATAAATTTTTCTGCAGCACTTTTTCTGGCCAATAATAACACCTTTGCAAAAAGGCCATCTTTTGTCAATGTTGCTGTCGTTGTCCCCGTTTCAAGAATTTGAATTTGACCATCCATCCATTGTGCTATTTCTGGCTTGTCGAAGGACCACTGACATTGATCCCCTGTTATTTGTCTGGAAGTACCATCACTCATTTCTTCGATGAATTTAATATTTGACATATTTATTTCATTCTTTGTACCAAAAATATATCCTTTATCATGGGAAATGGAAACAGGCTTTATTTCATTAGTAGAACTGAACACATTTACCTCTACATCTTTCTCAATATTATAATAGACAATCTTTATATTGGATTTGCCAACACTTACAGGATATAATTTTCCATCAACAACCTTTAAAACATTTTCATCAGAAGAATATAGTTTGACTTTTTCATTTGATATGGGCTCATTGGTTACTCCATCGGAAAAATCCGCGGTAAACGTTGGAATTAAAGGGTCTGAGGATATTTCCACAGAAGAAGCTATGTTGGAATTTATATCCCTTACAGAAAGCCTGGTAACCTTGATATTATCAAAAGCTACCTTGCATTGATCAGCCTGGAAACCAACTTTACCTCTTTGGGAAATATTATATGCGAGGGTTTGATCTATTAACAAATCAAAATCAGCAACTCCTTTATCCTTAATATACTCCTTGATATTTTGATCAAAAACACGTAATTTCATTGTATACTGCCTGTTTAACTTGAGGCTTCCCTTATTCCAACTTCCCAAATAAGGTATTGACCAATTGCTATTTGCATCTCTGTAGGATATTTCCCAAACGCCTGACCTTCTTATAGCCATTTCGTTGTATGGGTTTTTGCCATCTGCAGGTACCCTGAACATTATAGATGCCCACCTATTATTATCTACTACCGATTCAAAACAAACATCAGCTTCTACTATGTAATTATCCCACTGGACAGGAGAAATAATTCTAGCTTGTTTTCCCGAATCTGAGCCGTCGAAAACCAATGCTCTTTTCCCGCTCCCATTCCTGAAAGGCTTGCCGACAACCATAGAATGGCTTCTTGTATTCGAATCCGATATCCACCCTATTGGGATATCTCCTATATTATATCCTTCAAAATCCTCCTTAAGCATAACATTGTCAGGAGAATTATCATCTATAACTTTATCGGATAAAAAAATAGTCCCATACCCGCTGGTATCACCTGAGAACGAATCTGAACCATATGCACACCATGCCTGGGACATTTTAGAGCCATTGGAGTCCTTGTCAGTAATATTTAATTCAAATCCCAACGATTTTTTTAAATATGGATCAAAGGAGAGCATGTCCCACGGAATAGCAACTTCACATATCCATCCATTCCCATATGTATTAATTGCCCGTAGGATCTTTTCATCCTTTCCAGAATGGGAGTTTAGAGCTGATCCGAAATTAACTTCCGGATTATTGCCCGGCCGATACGCGAAGCCTAATTCCATATCACCGGATACATATGGTGACGACCGATGTGTTGTTGGGTCAAAGAACATTGAAATGTTATCCTGCTGAGCCCAATTACCATTTGAGTTATATACAAAGTCTGCATCTTTCTCTTTGATATCTACAGCAACATAGAGATATGTATTATCCCAAAGCATGCCGAATTTAGCTTCGGTTCCGTTAAAGCCGCTGCCTAAATAGCGGGAATCAACCGGAACATTAACTTTTCTCTTCCAAACACTTTCATCAATCCTCCCGTCAATCATTGGCGGGACTGATGTTTTACTTATCTCTAGTGATTTCCTTACAGCAAAATCCATTGCGTTTACATAAGGTGAACAAATACTTTGTACTGTAATCATAAGTACCAGTAAAATGGAAAAGACTTTTTTCATTCCAAAACCTCCATGACATCAAATCAGTATGAAATATAAAATAATGTATGCTTTTACCATAATTACCCCTTAGTTTTAATGAATATTTTTAAAGAATCGTGATATAAACATTCTTGACATAAAATCTAAAGGTTATAAGTAACAGACGAGTCTTTTTGACGCCCTTCAATAAATTCCATTATTTTATATATATTTATATCTTTAGAATAACACCAAATTTATTTTTTTAGAATGACTTATTTTTCGGTATTTGACTTATTTTTTGTTTTTTTTATTTATACTCCAAAAAGCCAATGCACATTAGCTGCATTGGCTTTTTCATATCTTTAATACCTTAAGATTTTCCCAAACCCAATTATAAAAATTGCTTTAGTTCTGTAAGGTGCGTGATCCTATCAGAAAGACCAGGATACTTAACTTTTCTATCATACAAAAATGCCCTTATCCCCATTTTTACTGGCCCTTCATAATCACATATATAGTCATCACCCACAAAACAAATGTCTTGAGGCCCGACGCCTGCTTTTTTAACAGCTTCGTCATAAATATTCCTATGGGGCTTTCTCCACCCGTTTTTCACAGAAGTTACAACAAACTGAAAATAATCAGTAATGCCCGTCTTATTGAGGAGGTCCTCTATACCGTCCTCTACCATAAAATTTGAAACCACACCTAATTTATATCTGTTTGATAAGTATTTCAGAATCTCAGCGGTTTCGTCTTCAACATAGCACCTTCCAGAATAGTTTTTCCAGTAGTTTTGATGTATGCGTTCTAAAAGCTTCTTCCTATCTTCCTTTGTATTCCTTCTATCCAGCATTAACTTAAAACGCAGTGTCATTGAATGTTCTTTATACTGGGGTGACTTACTGTCAATTGATTCAGCTGCTAACCTGTATTCATCGAAAAACTCTTCAAAATCATTCCATAAATATTCTGCCCCAGACCCGCTGTAGGCCCAAAAAGCATAATCTCTACGGATGGGCAGCTGCGTCATATCCACGATAGTCTCCATGCAATCAAACAATACAAACTCTATGGTTATCACTCCATTCAAAACGCCGCAAAATATCTGTGAAAGGTCATGTCATCCGTCAACTCGGGATGAAAGGATGTTGCCAGCATGTTGTTTTGCCTTGCAGCTACAATTTTTCCTTCATGTATCCCAAGAATTTCAACATCTCTGCCAATGTTCTCTATCCATGGTGCCCTTATGAAAACAAGCTTCATGGGCTCATCCGATACCCCATTCAACACAGCACTGCAGGTAAAGCTATCCAACTGACTGCCGTAGGCATTCCTCCGCACCCCAATATCCATAACCCCAAGATGTACACAGTCTTCATCAATAATCTTTTCGGCTAGTAGTATCATTCCTGCACAGGTTCCCCATACAGGCATGCCCTTATGTATTTTATCACAAATAATTGAAGAAAGGTTAAAGTCCTTTAAAAGTTTTCCTATAGTAGTACTTTCACCACCAGGAATGATCAAGCTGTCAATCCTTTCGATGTCTTCTTGGGATTTTACTTCCAATGGCAAAACATTATGAAGTCTTTTTAGACTAGCCGTATGCTCCCTATAAGATCCCTGCAAAGCCAATACTCCTATTGTCTTCAAACTCACCAACCCCTGTCGGACAATATGTTTTCAGGCTTGATTTCTGAAATTTCCAGCCCACGCATGGCTTCGCCCAACCCCTCAGAAACCTCTGCTACAATCTCGGGATTGTTATAGTAGGTAGTAGCCTTTACAATTGCCTTTGCCATTTTTTCAGGGTTTGAGGATTTGAATATTCCCGAGCCTACAAACACCCCTTCACTTCCTAAATGCATCATCAATGCCGCATCCGAAGGGGTTGCTACTCCACCTGCAGCAAAATTTACAACAGGCAGCTTGCCTTCCTTCGCAACACTGACAACAAGCTCATATGGAGCGGCAATTTCCTTTGCAAATGTCATAAGCTCTTCCGGCGGGAGATTCATAAGCTTCCTTATCTCTCCCATTATGGTTCTCATATGTCTAACAGCCTCAACCACATTACCAGTTCCAGCCTCGCCTTTTGTTCTTATCATTGAAGCTCCTTCACCTATTCTTCTTAAAGCCTCGCCAAGGTTTTTTGCTCCGCATACAAACGGAATCCTAAACCCGTGTTTATCTATATGAAAGCATTCGTCCGCAGGTGTAAGCACTTCACTCTCATCAATATAGTCAATCCCTAATGCTTCTAAAACTCTTGCTTCAACAATATGGCCAATCCTGCACTTTGCCATAACAGGAATTGATACTGCCTTCTTAATTTCCTTTACCATTTTAGGGTCGGACATTCTTGCAACCCCGCCCTGTTTCCTAATATCTGAAGGTACCCTCTCAAGTGCCATTACGGCAACCGCTCCAGCCTCTTGAGCTATTTTTGCTTCCTCAACATTGGTAACATCCATTATGACGCCGCCCTTTAACATTTGGGCAAGATTTTTGTTAAGTTCATATCTTTGTGACATGCTATCTCCTCCAACCGTACCGATACACTTCGAATGTGTATCGGTAAATTTTATAGATTATAACATGCTTCCATTTAAATTACAATATTACAAATTTAAAACTTTATACAAAAAAAATTACGATCAGCTTCCTAATGCCCTTTCAAAGTCCTCAATAAGGTCTTCTACATCCTCAAGCCCAACAGATACACGGATTAGGCTGTCGCTAATACCAAGCCTATCCCTTTCCTCCTTCGGCATTGACACATGAGACATCTTCACAGGGTAGGACACTATTGTCTCAACTCCTCCAAGGCTTACAGCAACTGCTGCAGTTTTAATGCCGCTCATAAACTTGCGTGCCGTTTCTACACTTTTTGCCTTAAATGAAAGGACTGCTCCAGAGCCATCCGCCTGTGACAAGTGTATATTGCTTCCGGGATGATCGGGAAGTCCGGGATAATAGACCTTCTCTACATTCTTATTGCCTGCCAGCCATTTTGCAAGGGCTTCTGCCCCTTTTTGCTGGTAATCCATTCGGACCTTAAGAGTTTTAAGTCCCCTCAATAGAAGCCAGCTGTCCAGCGGCCCCAAGACTGCTCCAAAACTAAGCTGCACCGAATAAATCTTTTGTGCCAATTCTTCATCATTAACTACCACCAAACCTGCAAGTACATCACTGTGCCCACCGATAAACTTGGTTGCACTATGAACTACAATATCTATGCCAAGGTCAATGGGCCTTTGCAGATATGGAGACATAAAGGTATTATCAATAATGGTCAGAAGATTATGCTCCTTCGCAATACTCACCACAGCCCTTAAGTCGGTTATCTTAAGAAGAGGGTTTGATGGGGTTTCAAGAAATATTGCCTTTGTATTGTCCTTGATGCTGTTTTTTATGGCATCAAGGTCTGCTGCATCAACCAGAGTTACTTCCAGCTTGAATCTTTTAAAAAATGTGGTACTTATTCTATAGGTGCCGCCATAAACATCCTCGCAGAGAACAATATGATCACCTGCAGAAAATATTGAGAGAACTGATGAGGTTGCTGCCATTCCTGATGAAAAAGCAAAGCCCTTTTTACCGTTTTCCAGTATGGCAATTGAGTATTCAAGGGCATTTCTTGTAGGATTACCTACCCTTGAATACTCATACTCACCAGGATTATCCAAATCTTTCTGGTGGTATGTGGATGCCTGGTAAATAGGTATACTTAAGGCACCCGTATATTTATCTATTTCATTTCCATTATGGATAAGCTTTGTACCGAATTTCATTTTAATCACTCCAATGCCTGCTTAAGATCATTTATTAAATCATCAGCTGCTTCGATGCCGACAGAAAGCCTTAAAAGCCTGTCGTTAACACCGATTCTTTCCCTTATCTCTTGAGGAATGGCAGCGTGGGTCTGCACAAGGGGATATGTAATGAGGCTCTCAACACCGCCAAGACTCTCCGCAAATATTATGAGCTTCACCCTTCCCAGGATTTGTTCAACCAAATTCTTATCCTTAACAGTAAAGGAAATCATTGCACCAAATCCATCAGCCTGTGCTTTGGAAATCTCATATCCCTTATGATCGGGAAGTCCTGCATAATAGACTTTATCTATCTTATTTTGAGTTCGAAGCCAATATGCTATTTCCATAGCGTTTTTCTGCTGCTTCTCCAGCCTTATGCCCAGAGTCTTGATGCCCCTTAGTATAAGCCATGAATCAAATGGTGAAAGGACAGCTCCCTCCGACTTTTGAATAAGCTTTATTTTTTCTGCTGTTTGTTGGTCATTTACCACAACAAGCCCTGCCAGTGTATCGTTGTGGCCTCCAAGATACTTTGTTCCGCTGTGGAGTACAATATCCGCTCCAAGCTCTAACGGCCTTTGATATAAGGGTGTAAGGAATGTATTATCTACTATCAGCTGAATTCCTTTGCTCCTTGTGATTTGTGCTGCAGCCCTTATATCCGCTACCTTCATCATGGGGTTTGTCGGTGTTTCAATGAAAACAGCCTTTGTATTAGGCTTTATGGAATTTTGAATTTGACCTGTCTCACTTGTATCAACGTAGGAAAACTGTATGCCGTACTTGCTGAAGACCTCCCCAAAAATCCTGTAGGTCCCGCCATACAAGTCATCCGATACAACAATATGATCCCCCGGATCAAACAGCTTAAGAACAGTTGATACTGCAGCCATACCACTTGAAAATGCAAAGCCGTATTTACCGTTTTCCAGCAGAGCAATAGTATTTTCAAGCTCCTCTCTGGTAGGATTTTGAAGCCTTGAATAGTCATAGCCTGTCGTCTGATTAAGACCTGGGTGCCTGAATGTGGCACTCTGATATATGGGATAGCTTATGGCTCCCGTGTGCTCATCATATCCTTTAAATCCGTGAACCACCTTTGTTTGAATTTTCAAATCTCTAACATCCCCATTAATCATCACTCCTAATAAATTTATTGAATTGTATTTAAAAAGCTTTAATATTATTTCTTAGCCATTCCTAAGTGCCTGATCAAGATCATATATAAGGTCATCAGCGTCTTCTATTCCTATGGATATCCTTATCATATCAGGAGATACTCCTGCCGCCTTCTGGTCCTCTTCCGACAGCTGTGCATGTGTCGTGCTGGCAGGATGTATAACAAGAGATTTGGCATCCGCCACATTTGCAAGAAGTGAGAATATTTCAAGACTGTCAATAAACTTCTTACCAGCCTCTACTCCTCCTTTTATACCAAATGTAAATATTGATCCCGCTCCCTTAGGCAAATACTTCTGTGCCAACTCATAGTATTTATTTCCACTCAGGGTTGGATAATTAACCCATGAAACATTGGGATGCTTCTCTAAAAATGCAGCGATCTTTTTAGCGTTTGATACATGTCTTTCAACCCTCAATGAAAGCGTCTCAAGACCTTGGAGAAGTAAAAATGAATTAAAAGGGCTTATAGCAGCTCCTGTATCCCTTAAGAGCTGTACCCTTGCCTTCACAATATATGCTACGTCACCCACAGCTTCAACATATTTTACTCCGTGATAGCTTGGATCCGGCTCTGTAAGGCCTGGGAATTTTCCGCTTCCCGCCCAGTCAAAATTTCCTGAATCAACAATTACACCGCCTATTGATGTTCCATGTCCGCCAATAAACTTGGTGGCAGAGTGTACAACAATATCTGCTCCAAACTCAATCGGCCTTATGAGATAAGGTGTTCCGAAGGTATTATCAATAATAAGGGGAATTTTATTATCATGGGCAATTTTGGCTACAGCCTCAATGTCAATTATGTTAATACCCGGATTCCCTATAGTTTCAATAAAAACTGCCTTAGTTTTTTCATTTATTGCTTTCCTGAAGTTTTCTGGATCATCGGGGTCTACAAAGACTGTTTTAATGCCAAGCCTTGGAAGTGTTGCCGCAAAAAGATTGTATGTACCTCCATACAAAGTACTTGCCGAAACTATTTCATCCCCGCTGCCGGCAATATTTAAAATGGCATATGTTATTGCAGCAGATCCTGATGCTACAGCCAAAGCTGCTTTTCCCCCTTCTAGTGCCGCAATTCTCTGCTCCAGCACATCATTTGTTGGGTTCATTATCCTTGTATAAATATTTCCCGATTCTTTAAGTGCAAACAAATTTGCAGCATGTTCAACATTTTCAAAAACATATGATGTGGTCTGGTATATGGGCACGGCTCTTGAACCCGTTGTAGGATCAGGCTTTTGCCCTGCATGTACCTGAAGAGTATCGAATTTTAGTTTTCTTTCACTCATATTATCATTCTCCTTTTCAATTAAGTTTATTTTTCCTATATTATTACTTGGTTTTGAATTAAAAATAAATAGCAATTATATAAAGTACATATCCGATGAATTACCGCTTATTCTCTTGTATTCATTGACAAGGTCTTCCAATGTAAGTGAGTCCACAATGCTGTTTATGCTTTCATTAATTTTATCCCACACATTTAGCTTTATACAATTCTGTATAATGCTTTGGTGTGAAATATTTTCCTCTAAGTTTTCATCAAC
This genomic interval carries:
- a CDS encoding S-layer homology domain-containing protein, with product MKKVFSILLVLMITVQSICSPYVNAMDFAVRKSLEISKTSVPPMIDGRIDESVWKRKVNVPVDSRYLGSGFNGTEAKFGMLWDNTYLYVAVDIKEKDADFVYNSNGNWAQQDNISMFFDPTTHRSSPYVSGDMELGFAYRPGNNPEVNFGSALNSHSGKDEKILRAINTYGNGWICEVAIPWDMLSFDPYLKKSLGFELNITDKDSNGSKMSQAWCAYGSDSFSGDTSGYGTIFLSDKVIDDNSPDNVMLKEDFEGYNIGDIPIGWISDSNTRSHSMVVGKPFRNGSGKRALVFDGSDSGKQARIISPVQWDNYIVEADVCFESVVDNNRWASIMFRVPADGKNPYNEMAIRRSGVWEISYRDANSNWSIPYLGSWNKGSLKLNRQYTMKLRVFDQNIKEYIKDKGVADFDLLIDQTLAYNISQRGKVGFQADQCKVAFDNIKVTRLSVRDINSNIASSVEISSDPLIPTFTADFSDGVTNEPISNEKVKLYSSDENVLKVVDGKLYPVSVGKSNIKIVYYNIEKDVEVNVFSSTNEIKPVSISHDKGYIFGTKNEINMSNIKFIEEMSDGTSRQITGDQCQWSFDKPEIAQWMDGQIQILETGTTTATLTKDGLFAKVLLLARKSAAEKFILYEENFDRLADGTIPDGWMRSEGAQASKIGVKSGAFEMDATYQDDPARVELPSYLADFGNYSIEADITSLALKSKESWNSLMYRIQDLDYSYYQMTVRKDATAQNGIEFAERTGAKGWNVIKTAFFTEDINESKAYHYTVKAFSNRIQQCLNNMQLINANSEDRYIKGGIGFQASMSKMRIDNVKITLLEEPMSTMVSNEDKYARVVEADTKIAMAPTVVSEINSQEDLDRIVSNGFAATAILTVNKNLEVLGNSSNNVIGTVSLMYEAMKSRVIPAFRVNDADSANAIAQYLKNNTIEDAFVISKTPELVKQAREIYVFTRGIIEFDNLSSNSDTNELMKIRNTVNSNLSRIAIIPADGATRYNVKYLQQRLITVWPKEKISYSLSDVKLAELHSIITAGSNGIVTDSPETARQALSLYNHDTTIIRKPFLIGHRGVPSLAPENTIEGCELAFQLGADAVENDIYPTKVGEDGYQHLVVMHDDMIDRTTTGSGSISDKTLEEVSAYFANKKFRIQYPNAKIPTLNQYFEKFSGKDQMIFVEIKSKDPITVDKYAELIRKTGYDSHLTTISFSKDQLIRTKDIMPEMSLGFLYIGAPNSLNGYEALRSALFRVQTLNANFMPVYSAVDKEFLEISKHRGMTIYPWTFKDKASIIKYFKMGVYSMTTNCVQVFSDWAAEITSKQSQLAIRSGESISLTADVKTYKGEIKEVAPEVVVLTGREKLEVDGNSITALKEGDAYVTLRYNAKLSEKNGDTYDIYTQPVKIQIQKGAMISDQRATPTATPTATPEATPTAETAAAFTPAPNANEPTHKIPSANSFKDIKGHWSEEYVTDLINEGVVSGYKDGTIKPNKLITREEFIKLLLTASGYAPSEKKYSSFDDNDKISKWALGYIIKASEIGIIEGYKNKVMPSKHVTRAEAVVMTMRAFGYDKSANKKPKLKDAKEIPEWAADYMYGAYEMDIIKGYNSYEIRPNRKLSRAEALTVIERCMEM
- a CDS encoding HAD family hydrolase, with protein sequence MITIEFVLFDCMETIVDMTQLPIRRDYAFWAYSGSGAEYLWNDFEEFFDEYRLAAESIDSKSPQYKEHSMTLRFKLMLDRRNTKEDRKKLLERIHQNYWKNYSGRCYVEDETAEILKYLSNRYKLGVVSNFMVEDGIEDLLNKTGITDYFQFVVTSVKNGWRKPHRNIYDEAVKKAGVGPQDICFVGDDYICDYEGPVKMGIRAFLYDRKVKYPGLSDRITHLTELKQFL
- the pdxT gene encoding pyridoxal 5'-phosphate synthase glutaminase subunit PdxT, which encodes MSLKTIGVLALQGSYREHTASLKRLHNVLPLEVKSQEDIERIDSLIIPGGESTTIGKLLKDFNLSSIICDKIHKGMPVWGTCAGMILLAEKIIDEDCVHLGVMDIGVRRNAYGSQLDSFTCSAVLNGVSDEPMKLVFIRAPWIENIGRDVEILGIHEGKIVAARQNNMLATSFHPELTDDMTFHRYFAAF
- the pdxS gene encoding pyridoxal 5'-phosphate synthase lyase subunit PdxS, whose protein sequence is MSQRYELNKNLAQMLKGGVIMDVTNVEEAKIAQEAGAVAVMALERVPSDIRKQGGVARMSDPKMVKEIKKAVSIPVMAKCRIGHIVEARVLEALGIDYIDESEVLTPADECFHIDKHGFRIPFVCGAKNLGEALRRIGEGASMIRTKGEAGTGNVVEAVRHMRTIMGEIRKLMNLPPEELMTFAKEIAAPYELVVSVAKEGKLPVVNFAAGGVATPSDAALMMHLGSEGVFVGSGIFKSSNPEKMAKAIVKATTYYNNPEIVAEVSEGLGEAMRGLEISEIKPENILSDRGW
- a CDS encoding trans-sulfuration enzyme family protein, producing MKFGTKLIHNGNEIDKYTGALSIPIYQASTYHQKDLDNPGEYEYSRVGNPTRNALEYSIAILENGKKGFAFSSGMAATSSVLSIFSAGDHIVLCEDVYGGTYRISTTFFKRFKLEVTLVDAADLDAIKNSIKDNTKAIFLETPSNPLLKITDLRAVVSIAKEHNLLTIIDNTFMSPYLQRPIDLGIDIVVHSATKFIGGHSDVLAGLVVVNDEELAQKIYSVQLSFGAVLGPLDSWLLLRGLKTLKVRMDYQQKGAEALAKWLAGNKNVEKVYYPGLPDHPGSNIHLSQADGSGAVLSFKAKSVETARKFMSGIKTAAVAVSLGGVETIVSYPVKMSHVSMPKEERDRLGISDSLIRVSVGLEDVEDLIEDFERALGS
- a CDS encoding PLP-dependent aspartate aminotransferase family protein — translated: MINGDVRDLKIQTKVVHGFKGYDEHTGAISYPIYQSATFRHPGLNQTTGYDYSRLQNPTREELENTIALLENGKYGFAFSSGMAAVSTVLKLFDPGDHIVVSDDLYGGTYRIFGEVFSKYGIQFSYVDTSETGQIQNSIKPNTKAVFIETPTNPMMKVADIRAAAQITRSKGIQLIVDNTFLTPLYQRPLELGADIVLHSGTKYLGGHNDTLAGLVVVNDQQTAEKIKLIQKSEGAVLSPFDSWLILRGIKTLGIRLEKQQKNAMEIAYWLRTQNKIDKVYYAGLPDHKGYEISKAQADGFGAMISFTVKDKNLVEQILGRVKLIIFAESLGGVESLITYPLVQTHAAIPQEIRERIGVNDRLLRLSVGIEAADDLINDLKQALE
- a CDS encoding homocysteine synthase — translated: MSERKLKFDTLQVHAGQKPDPTTGSRAVPIYQTTSYVFENVEHAANLFALKESGNIYTRIMNPTNDVLEQRIAALEGGKAALAVASGSAAITYAILNIAGSGDEIVSASTLYGGTYNLFAATLPRLGIKTVFVDPDDPENFRKAINEKTKAVFIETIGNPGINIIDIEAVAKIAHDNKIPLIIDNTFGTPYLIRPIEFGADIVVHSATKFIGGHGTSIGGVIVDSGNFDWAGSGKFPGLTEPDPSYHGVKYVEAVGDVAYIVKARVQLLRDTGAAISPFNSFLLLQGLETLSLRVERHVSNAKKIAAFLEKHPNVSWVNYPTLSGNKYYELAQKYLPKGAGSIFTFGIKGGVEAGKKFIDSLEIFSLLANVADAKSLVIHPASTTHAQLSEEDQKAAGVSPDMIRISIGIEDADDLIYDLDQALRNG